Genomic segment of Microbacterium hydrocarbonoxydans:
CCCCCGGGCACATCGCTCGTGGCGAGCACCTCGGCGAGGCTGATGGCCGACAGCGGGAACCGCTCGCTCGCGATCACGACGACCGTGTTGCCCGCGACGAGCGCAGGAGCCACGACCGAGACGAGACCGAGCAGCGCGGAGTCCTGCGGTGCGACGATCGCGACGACACCGGTCGGCTCCGGCACCGAGATGTTGAAGTACGGACCCGAGACCGGGTTCGCGTTGCCCGCGACCTGCGCGTATTTGTCGCACCAGCCTGCGTACCAGACCCAGAGATCGATCGCCTCGTCGACCTGTGCGGCGGCGGCGGACGTCGAGACGCCCTCCTGCGCGGCGATCTCGTCGATGAACTGCGCGCGGCGTCCCTCGAGCACCTCGGCCACACGGTAGAGCACTTGACCGCGGTTGTACGCGGTGGCACCGGACCA
This window contains:
- a CDS encoding aldehyde dehydrogenase family protein, with protein sequence MSKRLTVPKTYKLAIGGAFPRSESGRTYEVLSAKGAFLANAAQGSRKDARDAVVAARAAVKGWSGATAYNRGQVLYRVAEVLEGRRAQFIDEIAAQEGVSTSAAAAQVDEAIDLWVWYAGWCDKYAQVAGNANPVSGPYFNISVPEPTGVVAIVAPQDSALLGLVSVVAPALVAGNTVVVIASERFPLSAISLAEVLATSDVPGGVVNVLTGSPAEMAPWLASHQDVNALDLAGAGDLEWIDMQIAAAETLKRVLPPGAVTASPERIGAFTEVKTVWHTKSMV